The following coding sequences are from one bacterium SCSIO 12741 window:
- a CDS encoding helix-hairpin-helix domain-containing protein, which yields MKNLLPKKLRSSFLTALLLLVFSGLHAQKNRSEQAINLVEERIEYLTQSLEISDADFTTLFDDLYFYYENPLNLNEATREELNQLHILNDFQINNLLRYLDEYGSMATVYELTRVEGFDPKAIQMILPFIQVTPKKEKGQFNWKLVPKYGKHEVVMRYTRVFPESVGYQPVADSVLEENPNARYLGNPDRYYFRYRFQYRQKISAGFTAEKDPGEEFFTGTQKRGFDFYSAHVFVRDIGVIKRLAIGDYHFQFGQGVTFWSGFGFRKTPAQTVEVQRYAQVFRPYTSTDENNYLRGAATTVALGPVEISAFYSNKGIDGNLGDRDTLSAEEAASFTSFQTSGLHRTPSEIEDRKAIREIIYGGALEYKFKFGQLGVTAVRSEYSPTLNRDLQLYQLFEFNNDQNTVAGLNYKFVLNRFTLFGEEAISENGGYALLNGAVMNLDQRFKMSALHRYYSPDYQSLYSEAFGERSGVRNESGIYLGAEFYPIRRFSVHAFADFYTFPWISYRTDAPGRGNEYSTQVVFRPARKIEFLFLYRHETRSKNYNPQEAAINQVKDERNNRYRIQMTADANSWLTLRTRLEVKDYKLGNDGTKYGYLFYQDLYFYALENKLALKLRYALFDTDDYDARIYAYENDIRYQFIVPAFSERGSRIYLTGSYKFTDWATFYLKVGQTYLSSRDYFGSGKDLIEQDTRTDLKAQLILKF from the coding sequence TTGAAAAATCTGCTTCCAAAAAAGCTCAGAAGTAGTTTTCTGACTGCGCTTTTGCTACTGGTTTTCTCAGGGCTACATGCCCAGAAAAACAGAAGCGAGCAAGCGATCAATTTGGTCGAAGAACGCATCGAATACCTCACGCAATCTCTGGAAATAAGTGATGCCGATTTCACCACCCTTTTCGACGATCTGTACTTCTACTACGAGAATCCTTTGAACCTCAATGAAGCTACCCGAGAAGAGTTAAACCAGTTGCATATTCTCAACGATTTTCAAATCAACAACCTCCTTCGCTACCTGGATGAATACGGCTCGATGGCAACGGTGTATGAACTTACCCGGGTTGAAGGGTTTGACCCCAAGGCTATTCAAATGATATTGCCTTTTATCCAGGTGACGCCCAAAAAAGAAAAGGGTCAATTCAATTGGAAATTGGTTCCCAAGTACGGCAAGCACGAAGTGGTGATGCGATACACCCGGGTTTTTCCAGAGTCTGTAGGGTATCAGCCTGTAGCCGATTCAGTTTTGGAAGAAAACCCAAATGCCCGTTACCTGGGAAATCCAGATCGGTATTACTTCCGTTACCGATTCCAGTACCGTCAAAAAATAAGTGCGGGTTTTACCGCGGAAAAAGATCCAGGTGAGGAGTTCTTTACCGGAACTCAAAAAAGAGGATTTGACTTTTACTCAGCTCACGTTTTTGTGCGAGATATCGGTGTTATCAAACGACTGGCAATTGGTGACTACCATTTTCAATTTGGGCAGGGAGTTACTTTCTGGTCAGGTTTTGGTTTCCGAAAAACTCCGGCTCAAACCGTAGAAGTACAGCGTTATGCCCAGGTGTTTCGTCCTTATACTTCTACCGATGAAAACAACTACCTAAGAGGTGCCGCTACCACCGTTGCTTTAGGGCCTGTGGAAATATCGGCGTTTTATTCCAATAAGGGGATTGATGGAAATCTGGGAGATCGGGATACCCTTTCTGCCGAGGAAGCAGCCAGTTTTACCTCTTTTCAAACCTCAGGATTACACCGGACTCCTTCGGAAATAGAGGACAGAAAAGCGATTCGTGAAATCATTTATGGAGGGGCTTTGGAATACAAGTTCAAATTTGGACAGCTGGGAGTTACCGCCGTTCGTTCCGAATACTCCCCTACCCTCAACCGGGACTTACAGTTGTATCAGCTTTTTGAATTTAACAATGACCAGAATACCGTGGCCGGCTTGAACTACAAATTCGTACTCAACCGATTCACCTTATTTGGAGAAGAAGCCATCAGTGAAAACGGAGGGTATGCCTTGCTCAACGGAGCTGTGATGAACCTGGACCAACGCTTTAAGATGAGCGCTTTGCATCGATATTACTCCCCCGATTACCAGTCTTTGTACAGCGAAGCCTTTGGTGAACGTAGTGGGGTAAGGAACGAATCCGGAATATACCTGGGTGCAGAGTTCTACCCCATTCGACGTTTTTCGGTTCATGCCTTTGCCGATTTCTACACCTTCCCTTGGATATCCTACCGAACCGATGCTCCGGGAAGGGGAAATGAGTACTCCACCCAAGTGGTTTTCCGACCGGCACGTAAAATTGAATTCCTCTTCTTGTACCGCCACGAGACCAGAAGCAAAAACTACAATCCCCAGGAAGCTGCCATTAATCAAGTGAAAGATGAGCGCAACAACCGCTACCGGATTCAAATGACTGCCGACGCCAACAGCTGGCTTACCCTAAGAACGCGATTGGAAGTTAAGGATTATAAACTGGGCAATGATGGTACGAAATACGGCTATTTGTTCTACCAGGATTTGTACTTCTATGCTTTGGAAAACAAACTGGCTTTGAAACTCCGCTATGCCTTGTTTGACACAGACGACTACGATGCCCGAATTTATGCCTACGAAAACGACATTCGTTATCAGTTCATCGTGCCTGCCTTTTCAGAGCGAGGTAGTCGAATATACCTAACGGGAAGTTACAAGTTTACCGATTGGGCCACCTTCTACCTCAAAGTTGGCCAAACCTACCTATCTTCAAGAGATTACTTTGGAAGTGGAAAGGACCTGATCGAACAAGACACCCGAACCGACCTGAAAGCACAGCTGATTCTTAAATTCTGA
- the dtd gene encoding D-tyrosyl-tRNA(Tyr) deacylase, protein MRAVIQRVSRASVAIDDRIAGKIDQGLLVLLGIEEEDDQNDMEWLSRKICQLRIFADENGAMNLSVQDVGGDLLVVSQFTLHAKTKKGTRPSFIKAARPETAIPLYEATVKQMEADMGKPVQTGEFGAMMHIELINDGPVTIWIDTKNKE, encoded by the coding sequence ATGCGGGCAGTAATTCAACGAGTGAGTCGAGCCAGCGTGGCCATTGACGACCGCATTGCGGGCAAAATTGATCAGGGCCTTTTGGTGCTGCTGGGGATCGAAGAGGAAGACGATCAAAATGACATGGAGTGGCTGAGTCGAAAGATTTGTCAGCTACGCATATTTGCCGATGAAAACGGGGCCATGAACCTGAGCGTTCAGGATGTGGGTGGTGATTTGTTGGTGGTAAGCCAATTTACCCTACACGCCAAAACCAAAAAGGGTACTCGGCCCTCTTTCATCAAGGCAGCTCGTCCGGAAACGGCGATTCCCCTCTATGAAGCTACCGTAAAACAGATGGAAGCCGATATGGGCAAACCTGTGCAAACGGGAGAATTTGGTGCGATGATGCACATTGAATTGATTAACGACGGACCGGTAACGATCTGGATAGATACCAAAAACAAGGAATAA
- the purE gene encoding 5-(carboxyamino)imidazole ribonucleotide mutase, whose product MSAQVGIIMGSKSDLPVMQEAADILKEFGIDYELTIVSAHRTPERMVDYARGAAGRGIKVIIAGAGGAAHLPGMTASLTPLPVIGVPIKSSNSIDGWDSILSILQMPNGVPVATVALNAAKNAGILAAQIIGAFDSEMLAKNAAYQESLKEKVMETVREVEGL is encoded by the coding sequence ATGTCAGCACAAGTAGGTATTATCATGGGTAGCAAGAGTGACCTTCCGGTCATGCAAGAGGCTGCCGACATCTTAAAAGAATTTGGAATTGATTACGAATTGACCATTGTTTCGGCTCACCGAACTCCAGAACGCATGGTGGACTATGCACGCGGAGCAGCCGGTCGTGGAATCAAGGTGATCATTGCCGGAGCAGGAGGTGCAGCCCACCTTCCTGGAATGACGGCTTCGCTCACTCCCCTACCCGTAATCGGTGTTCCGATTAAATCAAGTAACTCGATTGATGGCTGGGATTCTATTCTATCCATTCTTCAAATGCCTAATGGAGTTCCTGTGGCCACAGTTGCCCTGAATGCCGCAAAAAATGCTGGAATTTTGGCCGCCCAAATCATCGGAGCCTTTGATTCTGAAATGTTGGCCAAAAACGCTGCCTACCAGGAATCTTTGAAAGAGAAGGTCATGGAGACCGTGCGCGAAGTGGAAGGACTTTAG
- the fsa gene encoding fructose-6-phosphate aldolase: MKFFIDTANLEQIQEAASLGILDGVTTNPSLMAKEGITGQERIIQHYIDICNIVDGDVSAEVISTDFDGMVKEGEHLASLHENIVVKIPMIKDGVKALKYFSDKGIKTNCTLVFSAGQALLAAKAGATYVSPFIGRLDDVSTDGMDLIAQIRQIYDNYLYDTQILAASVRHTMHVIKCAEVGADVMTGPLSSITGLLKHPLTDIGLEKFLADYRKGNA, translated from the coding sequence ATGAAATTCTTTATCGATACGGCAAATCTGGAACAGATTCAAGAGGCTGCTTCCCTCGGAATTCTTGATGGAGTAACTACCAATCCTTCGCTTATGGCCAAGGAAGGAATTACCGGACAAGAACGCATCATTCAACACTACATTGACATCTGCAACATTGTAGATGGTGACGTAAGTGCAGAGGTTATCTCTACCGATTTTGACGGTATGGTAAAAGAAGGTGAGCACCTGGCTTCTCTTCATGAGAACATCGTAGTAAAGATCCCTATGATCAAAGACGGTGTTAAGGCCTTAAAATACTTTTCGGATAAAGGAATTAAGACTAACTGTACCCTCGTATTCTCCGCTGGACAAGCCCTTTTGGCTGCTAAGGCCGGAGCTACTTATGTTTCTCCTTTCATCGGTCGTTTGGACGATGTATCTACAGACGGTATGGATTTGATTGCTCAGATTCGTCAGATCTATGATAACTACCTATACGACACGCAAATTTTGGCTGCGTCTGTACGTCACACCATGCACGTGATTAAATGTGCTGAAGTGGGTGCTGATGTTATGACCGGACCACTTTCTTCCATCACTGGATTGCTTAAGCACCCTTTGACCGATATCGGTTTGGAAAAATTCCTGGCGGACTACCGCAAAGGAAACGCTTAA
- the dnaB gene encoding replicative DNA helicase, which yields MKDIIGESTGRRRKKAPMPTGLELGKIPPQAVELEEAVLGAMMLEKEAVNDVIDILKPESFYKEAHQKIFEAIMLLFHESEPVDILTVTQQLKSAGHLDFIGGPYYISQLTNRVASTANVEYHARIISQKFILRELIRISSDTIKNAYDDTTDVFSLLNQAEQDLFGIAQGNLKRSSEKMHELIHQAIQQIEEVAQKEGGVSGVETGFRDLDQLTSGFQPSDMIVLAARPGMGKTAFVLSLARNTAVEFNKGVAVFSLEMSALQLVNRLIASETELSQEKLKKGTLENHEWEQLNAKINRLSEAPIFIDDTPALSIFELRAKCRRLKSQHDIQLVIIDYLQLMTSGSNDGNREQEISTISRSIKSIAKELSVPIIALSQLSRAVETRGGEKRPMLSDLRESGAIEQDADMVMFIYRPAYYGITEDEDGMPTDDLGELIVAKHRNGSLDTVKLRFVANLAKFMNREEFNNEGFGPIGVVNNEFDETGGMIRSSKMNDDGSGSDEVPF from the coding sequence ATGAAGGATATAATAGGGGAGTCAACTGGTAGGAGGAGAAAAAAAGCACCCATGCCAACAGGATTGGAATTGGGTAAAATACCACCTCAAGCCGTTGAACTTGAAGAGGCTGTCCTGGGAGCGATGATGCTGGAGAAGGAAGCGGTCAACGATGTGATCGATATTCTGAAGCCAGAAAGTTTCTACAAAGAAGCGCACCAAAAAATCTTCGAGGCCATCATGTTGCTCTTCCACGAGTCGGAGCCTGTAGATATTCTAACGGTTACTCAACAATTGAAAAGTGCCGGTCACCTCGACTTTATTGGTGGGCCCTACTACATTTCTCAGCTGACGAACCGAGTGGCTTCTACGGCGAATGTGGAATACCACGCTCGTATTATTTCTCAGAAATTTATTCTTCGTGAATTGATTCGGATTTCGTCCGACACGATCAAAAACGCTTACGACGATACCACCGACGTATTTAGCTTGTTGAATCAAGCTGAGCAGGATCTGTTTGGAATTGCTCAGGGTAACCTGAAACGGAGTTCCGAGAAAATGCACGAACTCATTCATCAGGCGATCCAGCAAATTGAAGAAGTAGCTCAAAAAGAAGGTGGGGTTTCCGGGGTTGAAACCGGATTCCGCGATCTGGACCAGTTAACTTCTGGTTTCCAGCCTTCGGATATGATTGTACTGGCTGCACGTCCTGGTATGGGTAAAACGGCCTTCGTACTTTCTTTGGCTCGTAACACGGCGGTGGAATTTAACAAAGGGGTTGCGGTGTTCTCGCTGGAGATGTCAGCCCTTCAGTTGGTCAATCGTTTGATTGCGAGTGAAACTGAACTGTCTCAGGAAAAACTGAAAAAAGGTACGCTTGAGAATCACGAATGGGAGCAGCTTAATGCCAAGATTAATCGCTTGTCTGAAGCTCCGATTTTTATTGATGATACTCCGGCCCTTTCGATCTTCGAACTCCGTGCAAAATGTCGACGCCTGAAGTCGCAACACGATATTCAATTGGTAATCATCGATTACCTCCAGCTGATGACATCCGGAAGTAATGACGGAAACCGGGAGCAGGAAATCTCGACCATTTCCCGATCGATCAAGAGTATTGCGAAAGAATTGAGTGTTCCAATTATCGCTCTGTCTCAGTTGAGTCGTGCGGTAGAAACCAGGGGAGGGGAGAAACGTCCGATGCTGTCTGACCTTAGGGAATCGGGAGCGATCGAGCAGGATGCGGATATGGTAATGTTCATCTACCGTCCGGCCTACTACGGAATTACCGAAGACGAAGACGGAATGCCAACAGATGACTTGGGAGAATTGATCGTAGCGAAGCACAGGAATGGTAGTCTTGATACCGTTAAACTTCGATTCGTAGCAAACCTTGCCAAGTTTATGAACCGCGAAGAATTCAACAACGAAGGCTTTGGCCCAATTGGAGTGGTCAACAACGAATTCGACGAAACCGGCGGCATGATCCGAAGTTCAAAAATGAACGACGACGGCAGTGGATCGGATGAGGTTCCGTTTTAA
- a CDS encoding uridine kinase: MSLTPYIVGIAGGSASGKTSFIRDIRNALPKHSLAVISQDHYYLPKEKQQQDENGWINFDLPTSIDRQTFLTDILRLKEGHSIVKTEYTFNNADKEPEEIVIQPAPIVVMEGLFVFHYEEIRKLLDLRVYLDVREDIKLQRRIKRDAEERGYPEHEVRYQWDNHVTPSYKKYLRPYRDDAHVIITNNTSYNKGLDVLLSHLRSKIS; encoded by the coding sequence ATGAGTTTAACTCCATATATCGTAGGAATAGCTGGCGGAAGTGCCTCAGGAAAAACGTCTTTCATTCGGGATATTCGAAATGCCTTACCCAAACATTCGTTGGCCGTTATTTCACAAGACCACTATTACCTGCCTAAGGAGAAACAACAACAGGATGAAAACGGATGGATCAATTTTGATCTACCCACCTCCATCGATCGTCAAACTTTTTTGACCGATATCCTTCGCTTGAAGGAAGGACATTCCATTGTTAAAACGGAATACACCTTCAACAACGCGGACAAAGAACCAGAGGAAATTGTGATTCAGCCTGCCCCTATAGTAGTGATGGAAGGCCTATTTGTTTTCCACTACGAGGAGATTCGTAAACTACTCGACTTGCGGGTTTATCTGGACGTTAGAGAAGACATCAAATTGCAGCGCCGCATCAAACGAGATGCAGAAGAGCGCGGCTATCCGGAACATGAAGTTCGCTATCAGTGGGACAATCATGTGACCCCATCTTACAAAAAGTACCTGCGTCCCTACCGGGATGATGCCCATGTAATCATCACCAACAATACTTCTTACAACAAAGGATTGGATGTTCTTTTGAGCCACCTGCGGTCCAAAATTTCGTGA
- a CDS encoding nucleotide pyrophosphohydrolase, translating into MTIQEAQKTVDEWINTIGVRYFNELTNMAQLTEEVGEVARIIARRYGEQSEKESDKDKDLGEEFADVLFVLICLANQTGVDLTEAFEKRMERKTKRDKDRHKNNEKLK; encoded by the coding sequence ATGACAATCCAAGAAGCACAAAAAACGGTTGATGAATGGATCAATACGATTGGCGTTCGCTACTTCAACGAATTGACCAATATGGCACAATTGACCGAAGAAGTGGGTGAAGTTGCCCGTATTATCGCTCGTCGATATGGAGAACAAAGCGAAAAGGAATCGGATAAGGACAAGGACCTTGGTGAAGAATTCGCCGATGTTTTATTCGTATTGATTTGCCTGGCGAATCAAACGGGTGTGGACCTAACGGAAGCGTTTGAAAAGCGAATGGAGCGCAAAACGAAAAGGGACAAGGATCGTCACAAGAATAACGAGAAGCTTAAATAA
- a CDS encoding GWxTD domain-containing protein, translating to MKSRIAYLPLWILIVGIVSACSSSYNISNENVAQIYKQTDQQVRPDFQVYHLNDEETELNFRIQSKKLLYAKKGDKGSYTSKLRFNYVMYESFNSNLIADSGTFHVTDTNNAKVLKEINGQIKLKAKYPNKYVLKITAQDLNKNSSETTLLVVDKTSRQGRQNYLLENPEKREVKYTYTCVKGEQIKITYNSVYARKLYVKYYDRDFPLSPPPFASYSPKRFDFTPDSLYEVNLDIENSFVLDVNKNGLYHIQTDTSTREGLTLLCFDDYFPQVRTPEEMVGVLRFITTNREYERIQMADDTRKQVEEFWQTISSSNDRARELIRSYYGRVEESNRYFTSHIQGWKSDRGLIYIVFGPPDVIYKSANGESWIYGNGKSQPTLTFNFSLTFNPFSANDFRLNRSPEYKNFWYKSVDTWRQGRVYSY from the coding sequence TTGAAAAGTAGAATCGCATACCTTCCTCTGTGGATACTGATCGTTGGAATTGTTAGTGCCTGCTCGTCGAGCTACAACATTAGCAATGAAAACGTAGCCCAGATCTACAAACAAACCGACCAGCAAGTTCGCCCTGATTTTCAGGTTTACCACCTCAATGATGAAGAAACGGAATTGAATTTCCGAATTCAAAGTAAAAAACTGCTCTACGCCAAAAAGGGCGACAAGGGAAGCTACACATCTAAACTTCGGTTTAACTACGTGATGTATGAATCCTTTAACTCGAACCTCATCGCGGATAGTGGAACTTTCCACGTAACGGATACCAACAATGCCAAAGTGCTTAAGGAAATCAATGGACAGATTAAGCTCAAAGCGAAGTATCCCAACAAATATGTGCTCAAAATCACGGCTCAGGACTTAAATAAAAACTCCAGCGAAACGACACTTCTGGTTGTGGACAAAACTTCTCGTCAAGGACGGCAAAACTATTTGCTTGAAAATCCGGAAAAACGCGAAGTCAAGTATACCTACACTTGTGTGAAAGGAGAACAAATCAAGATTACCTACAACTCGGTTTACGCCCGCAAGCTCTATGTAAAATACTACGATCGGGATTTTCCACTGTCTCCTCCACCCTTTGCCTCCTACTCGCCCAAGCGGTTCGACTTTACTCCAGATAGCCTCTATGAAGTGAATCTGGACATCGAAAACTCCTTTGTGCTGGACGTCAATAAAAATGGTTTGTACCACATTCAAACCGATACTTCTACTCGTGAGGGACTTACCCTGCTCTGTTTCGACGATTACTTCCCTCAGGTTCGCACTCCAGAAGAGATGGTAGGTGTGTTACGCTTTATCACTACCAATCGGGAGTATGAACGTATCCAAATGGCGGACGACACCCGTAAACAGGTAGAAGAATTTTGGCAAACCATTTCCAGCAGCAATGATCGGGCTCGAGAGTTGATTCGCAGCTACTACGGTCGTGTAGAAGAGTCGAACCGGTATTTTACTTCCCATATTCAGGGGTGGAAATCGGATCGGGGTTTGATCTACATTGTTTTTGGACCACCTGATGTGATTTACAAAAGTGCCAACGGCGAAAGCTGGATTTATGGCAATGGCAAAAGTCAACCTACCCTAACGTTTAATTTCTCCTTGACTTTTAATCCTTTTAGCGCCAACGATTTTCGGTTGAACCGAAGCCCGGAGTACAAAAACTTCTGGTACAAATCGGTAGATACCTGGCGACAAGGGCGGGTGTATAGTTACTAA
- the rlmB gene encoding 23S rRNA (guanosine(2251)-2'-O)-methyltransferase RlmB, with translation MEHSSDLIFGLHPVEEALRSSVQIDKILIARQEKGQPSVRTGSLDEIKENARKKSVAINYVPVDKLNRITRKNHQGVVAFISPISFQSIEQLLPQLMEKKEAPLLLVLDGITDVRNFGSIVRTAECMGVDAVVMPARNASPINADAVKTSAGAVFNIPICKEKHFGSILQFIQESGVRLLACSEKALIPMYTARLTGPLAVIMGDEGVGIHEKTLERVDQHIGIPMKGKTSSLNVSVATGMLLSECNRQRLSE, from the coding sequence ATGGAACATTCTTCGGATTTAATATTTGGTCTCCACCCTGTGGAGGAAGCGCTACGTTCATCGGTTCAGATCGATAAAATTTTAATTGCCCGTCAGGAAAAAGGGCAACCCAGTGTGCGCACGGGAAGTTTGGACGAGATCAAAGAAAATGCTCGTAAAAAATCGGTTGCGATCAACTACGTTCCCGTAGATAAATTGAATCGCATTACCCGTAAAAATCACCAGGGTGTGGTGGCCTTTATTTCTCCAATAAGCTTTCAATCTATTGAACAATTACTACCTCAATTGATGGAAAAAAAGGAGGCTCCATTGCTTCTGGTTTTGGATGGAATCACCGATGTAAGAAACTTTGGATCCATCGTGAGAACTGCCGAGTGCATGGGCGTAGATGCTGTGGTGATGCCGGCCCGAAATGCGTCTCCTATTAATGCAGATGCTGTAAAAACCTCTGCTGGAGCAGTCTTCAATATACCCATCTGCAAGGAAAAGCACTTTGGAAGCATTCTTCAATTCATTCAAGAGTCTGGAGTTCGTTTATTGGCGTGCTCCGAGAAGGCGCTCATTCCCATGTATACTGCTCGGCTAACCGGCCCTCTTGCTGTGATTATGGGTGATGAAGGCGTGGGAATTCATGAAAAGACCCTGGAACGCGTGGATCAGCATATCGGTATTCCCATGAAAGGAAAAACCTCATCCTTAAACGTTTCCGTAGCTACCGGAATGCTTCTTTCTGAATGCAACCGGCAGCGCTTATCCGAATGA
- a CDS encoding DNA-3-methyladenine glycosylase I gives MSETNSRNRCSWCGTDPLYVQYHDEEWGTPLYDEDRLFEFLILETFQAGLSWITVLRKRENFRRAFDQFDYRKIAQYDDAKVKELLQDAGIIRNRLKILATISNAQAYIKVQEEEGSFSSYIWNFVGGKPQVNQFKEMGEVPAKTELSDKISKDLKKRGFKFVGSTVIYAHMQATGMVNDHMQDCFRYQELTS, from the coding sequence ATGTCAGAAACCAACTCCCGCAATAGATGTAGCTGGTGCGGAACAGATCCTTTGTATGTCCAATACCACGATGAAGAATGGGGAACTCCTTTATACGATGAGGATCGCTTGTTTGAGTTTTTGATTTTGGAAACCTTTCAGGCTGGCTTAAGCTGGATAACCGTGTTGCGGAAAAGAGAGAATTTTCGAAGGGCTTTTGACCAATTCGATTACCGCAAGATTGCCCAATACGATGATGCCAAGGTCAAAGAATTGCTACAGGATGCCGGGATAATTCGAAATCGATTGAAGATTTTGGCCACCATTTCTAATGCACAGGCCTATATAAAGGTGCAAGAAGAGGAAGGGTCCTTCAGTTCTTATATCTGGAATTTTGTGGGTGGAAAACCACAGGTGAATCAGTTTAAGGAGATGGGAGAAGTACCTGCCAAAACAGAACTATCGGATAAGATTAGCAAGGATTTGAAAAAACGGGGATTCAAATTTGTTGGATCCACTGTTATCTACGCCCATATGCAGGCTACAGGAATGGTGAATGACCACATGCAGGATTGCTTTCGCTATCAGGAACTTACTTCCTAA